A stretch of DNA from Shewanella sediminis HAW-EB3:
ATAGGATGGGCTACTCGATTCAAATATCAGTTACACCATGGGCCAGAGCGCTACACTCTCTGCAAAGCGGCAAAGTTGATATTCTATTCCCGGCAGGAAAGAGCGTAGAGCGACTAAAGGTATTTGATTACTCAAAGGAGCCCATCAGCGAGATTAATTTTGCGCTTTATGTAAATGCAGACAGCACAATACAGTGGCAAGGTTTAGCATCGCTGGAAGGGTTAACAGTTGGTGTTAAAAGAGCTTTCAACTATGGGGATAGATGGAACTCAACCACAGATATAATCAAATTTGATGTCAACGGCAGTCAACAAGGATTTAAAATGTTAGCGTCAAACCGGATTGATGCCCTTCTTGGTTACGAATACAGCTGGGACTATTTTTTAAAACAAGCAGGTTGGAAACACAAATATCGAAAGCTCGCCATCCTCGACTCTACTCATGAGTACCTGGCATCTCTCAAGAGTAACCCCAGGCGCAAAACATTATTCAAAGCCTTTGAACAAGGCAAAAAACAGCTCATAGAAAGTGGAGAACTCGGCAAGCTCAAACAAAAATGGTTCGGTAATAATCAATAAGAGGTTGGGAAAAGCTTGTGAGCTACTATCTTCATTCCTTTCTCAAGGTCACCCGAAATAACTTTCGAGGAAGCGCCCCCTCCTCAAACTCATCAATTTCAACTATTTTAAACCCCTCGGCTAAATGTCTCACCTTATCTTCTGAGAAGAAGTGCACTATAAAGCCCCCAGCCTGATACATATCCTCGCCATGATGGGTGCCGACAGCATAATCAGCATCCCCTGTATGTCTGACAGTATAGATATTTAGGCCGCCTGGCTTCAGTACTCTTCTAACCTCCTTTGACAGGAACTCAAGCTCACTGGTGGTGAGCGCCATACAATAGAGCATATGAGAATAACAGGCATCGAGTGAATCATTTTTGAAAGGTAATGGGTTTCTGATATCGTGACATTTGGCAGTTATGAGATGAGAAAGCCCTAGTGATGCTGCTTTTTCTTTTATCTCTACAACTCCAGACGGTGAATAATCTATCACTTGAACCTGAAAGCCACTTTTAGCAAAGAACATGGTATCGCGCCCCTGGCCACCTCCAAGCTCTAGAATGTCACTCACTCCCTCTTTCTTAAATAGATCGACCGCTATTGAAGCGCAAGCGCTCTGTAGTTCACCAAACATATCCGGCTTACTTGAGAGAGTGGTTTCCCAGTGACTTTTCTGTTTGGCCAAACTGGATTTTTGAGTACCTATCACTTCTTTCATCACATGATATCTCTTTTGATTTTGAATCCACCTAACCGCAAAGCACAATTTATTCACAATTATTTTAGTAACTTATTAGCATGGTTTCTGTGAGGCAATGACCATTTTGTCCGGAGAAGCCGAGAATTTAGATAATCGAGAATCAGTTTGGCGTGTTAGATAAATCAAATTACCAGTAAAGGCATATTTTTGAATCCAATAGAATCATACACTTTGACATATCACCTTGCCCCCTCCCACCAATTAACACAGCCAAGACGAAGAGATCTCCTTCTTTAAAATCACCAAGTGTAGAGCCCACATGGAAGTGCTTGCGGCGACTCACAGAAGCATCTGCACAGCCTGCCGCAGGAGGCGATAGATACCAATGAAGGAACACACTTCAAACCCACTCCCCGGTACCAACAACCCACATAAAAAATGCCACCAGCCTTCATTCTAAGGCTGCCCAACTTCTGTTACACTTGCGCCCAGATAAATACCAGCGCTAGGCAACTACCCATGGGCGACTCCTTGAACTCGAGCCAAAGTAACTCCACCCCAAAAGACTTACTCTCAATAACAGATGTACAAGCCGAGACCACGTCTCAGAAGCGGGCACTGAGCTACGCCAATACCATATATCTGCTGTTTCATCAGGTTATGGATAAGCAGCAACCCGCCGATCGTGTCGTAGGCGAATATTTCAGAGTCAATAAGAAGCACGGTTCTAAAGACCGACGCGTGATCCGTGAGAGTCTGTTTGCCATGTTCCGTTGGTGGGGCTGGTTAAACAAATTCAGCGATGCTCAGTCGAGTCAAGCCTGGTTCTCTATGCTCACCGCAACCGCGACCATGGAATCACACGCCTGGCATGACATAATTCAAGCCTGGGGAGAGTTTTCAGGTATCGACTTTTCTGGCTCTAGCTATAACCAGGATGCGCCATCGACTGCATTCCCTTGCGTGAGCAGCAAGTGTGAGTGGATGAATGCACAATTTGCCCCACTGACATTTGATACCGATGAGCTGGTACCGGGGTGGTTCTGGCAGGTTTGTCCGATCGAAGATGCGGCGCAGCGATTGGCTATGGTCGAGTCTCTGTCATCACGCCCTCCTATCTGGAGCCGCGCTCAGAATATCGATACAACTACCGCCATTGAGCAGCTCAATCTGGTCGATGTTCCGGCAACAGCCAGTGACTATTTCAGTGACACGATTAACTTAGGCCATAAGAGCATTAACTTGAATGGCTTATCTCTGTATAAAGAGGGCAAGCTGGAGATACAGGATCTTGGCTCTCAGGTGATTGGCCATATCTGTGCCCCCAAAGAGAATGACCTTTGGTGGGACACCTGTAGCGGCGCCGGAGGGAAAAGCCTACAGCTCAGATCTCTGATGCTTCAGCAGAGCTCTCAATCCACTGGTAGTATCATAGCATCCGATATACGTCGCAAACCCTTAGAGGAGTTAGCCAAGCGAGCTAAGCGAGCCGGCTTTAAGGGGATCACTGTTTCCCCGTGGAAATCCGATGAGCTGCCGGTACCTCACGCCCATTTCGATGGCGTGCTCGTCGATGCGCCTTGCAGCTGCACCGGCACCTGGCGTCGAAATCCGGATATGCGCTGGATAGATGCCGTGGAAGTGGTACAAGACAAACCTGAGTTGCAACTCGATATTCTGCGCAGAAGCAGTCAGGCAGTTAAACGTGGCGGCACTTTAGTCTATGCCACCTGCTCACTCTCTCCCGTTGAGAATGAAGAGGTGGTTAATGCCTTTTTAGCCGAACAGAGTGAATTCACCTTAGAGTCAATCACTCACCCGTTCACCGGCAACGAAACAGAGATGCTAACCGTATTCCCGTTCGAAGCCGATACAGACGGTATGTTTGTGGCACGAATGAGACGAAGCTAAACTCCCTCCATGGTAAAGTGAGATAAAAGAAAAGGCGGCCTCGGGTCGCCTTTTCTTTACGAACCAGCCCCCATGCCTCTCCTCACTCAATTTCACACCTTGACCCGATGCACTCGCTAAGCCGCCTGTCATCTTTCTTTCATCATCTTGTCATCGATTTGTCATAGGGAGTTTTTATTCTCATCTCCACAGCATGAGAAAGGACAGCGACACATGGAATTAGCCGCTGCTTAATTGGAGATGAATATGACAAACTTCTATGAAAACAGTGATCCGCTCTGGGAAAGTGAGGACGAAAATGGTCAGGCTAAACAGAGAAGTAAGCGAAATAAGCACAGACGCAGGCAAGAGTCAGTTCAGAAGCGTCAATACTTCGAGGGGCTCGAAGGTGAGTATCAGGAGCAGAAGTGGCAATAACCTTAGCTAAGCAAGGAATGCTCGTGGTTTAAGGCCAAGTACTGACATTGATACAAGCTCCTGCGACTCACAGCCCAGACGCTATACCAACGAATCCATCGGAATCGTTCTGCTTTGGCTGTGCTTGAGTCGACGTTTCTCCGCCTTACGAATATACATATTCATATCTGCCGTTCTCAACCACTCACTGGCATCATTCGCATCCTGATTTAAGGCATAACCATAGCTCAGCCCGGTATCTTTACCGCCCTCTTTTTCGATAGTTATTGAGAGTTCAGCTAACCGGGCTTCGATATCGGGAGTCTGCTCGACCGATACCAGAATAACAAAGTTATCGCCTCCGATACGAAACAGACTCGTGTTTTCAAACCCATCACAGATGGCTGTCAATTGTTTAGCCGCATACTGCAATAAACAATCTCCCTCTTGATGCCCAAGCTGGTGATTGACCTGCTTGAGGCCATCGAGATCTAATAGAAACAGATGCTGAGTTTGCTTCGCATCTTTGCCAAGTAATGTCTCAGACTGCATAAACTCATCGAACGCATGACGATTCGGTAGCTGGGTCAGCCGATCTTGACGTACCTTTTCCCAGGCCTCCCCTAATGTTTCTATGTATGTTTTCCGCTCTTCGGAGAGTAACTTTATCTTATTTGCCAGCGCCAGTGATAAAAGCAGGGCATCGGCGGTGCCGCCCACCAAGGTGGCTAGCTCGGCGTACGCAAAAAAGTCCGGAGTGAGTCCCAGGTTACCGGGTAAGATAATCACAGCTGGCAGTAACAGGCAGGTAAAGGCAAAGATAAAATAACGTGCAGGGGAAAATCCTTTGAGCAGACAAACATTGCCACATGTGATGGCAAGCGCGATCCAGAGCATGATTAACACAGAGGCGATGAGCGCCGTATGAGAGACCAGAAAGATACTTGTCGGCAAGGCAATCACACAGGCCCACAACAACACTTTACTTAAATACCATAACTGAGGTGAATATTCAGGAAGCTGGAGAAAGTGCTTATAAAATAGGATATTAAAAATCGGCAAACCAATAAAGAACAGATGATGAAGCTCTAAGTTATGAAAGCTCATTAAGTGAGCCGGTATATGGAAAGTTAAGCCCCACCCTACAAAGTAAACCAATACATATAGGCCATAATAGAGAAAGGCCCGGTCTAAAATTGAGGTGTAAATTAGTAAATTATATAGAGCAATAAACAAGAGGCCGCCGAGGCATAAGATCACCGCCATCGCCTCCAGATCTGAACTCCTCTTATGTTCACCGTATGCATTTAGCTCCACTTTAGGAACCGAAGAGAAGTAGCGGCTCTCCATTCGAACAATTAACCAGTACTCTACGCCGTAATTTAATTCAACTTGGCGACCATAATCGAACAGGAATTCATAGGGTGCATCGTAGCCGCTGTGTGCCTTTTGATAACTGCCATCATCTCCGATAACGTAGTAATCCAGTGACTCCACTACTGAGTTTCTAACATTGATCACCCACTCAGGCTCAGCTTCATACATCAAAACAGGCATGGCTAACCAATAACTCCCACCCGTTAGACCGATCTTGTCGGCTTTTTCCAGCGTTGACATCCACGTCATCACATCACTGTGCTTAGAGGGAGCACTTTCACGGGGAGAGGCATGAAACAGAAACGATTGATCCAGAGAGGGAGCCGCGAAGGAGACGAAACTGCACCCGATAAGGCTCAAACACAGAAGTAATAAAACGCACGCTCTATGGATCATTGCGATAAGCCCAGATAGATAGCGAATAGGTGTTATTTTTTCGGCTCCTCGAAGAGGGTCGAATACAAAGCGACAACAAGATCAATTCTATTAACGCTAAGAGCGGTTTGCAACTTAATAGGTCATATTTACTGAGTTTAAAATATTGGAGGGGGAATTGGGGTGCTGGCGACACTCGCATGTCAGGAAGGATAGCCGCGTAACAATCCTATGATTGGGACTGTTACGCAGAATAAATGCGATTTTTCAGCCTATTGATAAATTGGCTAACTCTATACCAAGCTTAGAAACTCGCCTGTCCACCGATATAGAAGCCACTATCAAATGTTGAGTTTGAGGCATTGTCGTACTGGAAACGAATATTCCTGTAACCTGCAAATAACGCCAGATTCGGATTGAGTTTAAACTGCACCTTGCTGTCTAATTCGTACTGGCCATCGACGCTACCGAAAGAGAGTACCGTTGGCGCGTAATAACCTGAAGCATGAAATGATACATTAGAGCCTAAGTCCATTGCATAACGACCACCAATTCCCACGACACTGCCATTTGCACTCTGTTTTGCCCAGACATAGGAATATTTAGCTCCTATTTCAAAATGATGTATGCCTGCATCGTGCTCTATGTGCATGGCTGTGGATGCAAGGTGGCCGCCATCGTTAGAGTAGATATAACCCACAGAGGCATTGGAGTGTTTGTTAAGATCGAAGATAAGATCGGTGGAGATCACATTATCATTCAGGCCAAGACTAAAATCATTGGCATGAGCGGTAATGGAAACACTGGATAGAAGGAGTGCGCAACCCCACATTTTAAGTTTCATATAAACCTCAGTTTTTCGTTTTCACAATAATACCAAAAACGCTACCACCAAAATATATATCATTGTTTTAAAAAGATAAAAAACAATAGAAACAAACAAGGCAGTAATTAAATATTCACATTCAGGTTAAGTTCACAACATTCAATCAAAGGTCGGGCACCATGTGACAGGCTGTATCGCGGCGTTCAGCGCTACGAAACGCCAATTGAGTTGCGCGCAACTCACTTGCGCACAATGGTCTATGTTGTTATATTAAACAAAACAGATGAGGAAAAAGAGATGACGACATCCATTTATGATTTTTCGGTCAAGGATATTCAGGGAGAAGCAGTTTCGCTTTCTCAATTCAAAGGCAAGGTACTGCTCATAGTTAATACCGCCAGTGCTTGTGGTTTCACGCCTCAATATAAAAGCCTGCAGGCGCTCTACGAAAAGTATGGACCAGATAATTTCGTCATACTGGGGTTTCCCTGTAATCAATTCGGTGAACAAGAGAGCGGTAGTGAAGATCAAATTCAATCTTTTTGTGAATTGAACTTCGGGGTCAGTTTCCCACTGTTTGAAAAAATAGAGGTCAATGGCGAAGGAGCGCACCCGCTATATCAATATATGAAATCATCGGCTAAAGGCATATTGGGCAGCGAAGGGATAAAGTGGAATTTTACTAAATTCTTAATCGATGCAGACGGAAAGGTTCTCGAGCGTTACGCCTCAACCACTAAACCCGAATCGATAGAAAAGAGAATAATTAGTTTACTTGAATAAACAATAAGATAAATAAATTCGTGCAAAAAACCACAAAAAACATGATTACTTTTTGAACTTTTACGTCTCTGGAGCATCAAAATATATGAACAGCGAAATGCTTTTTCTTGTTCATCATTCTCCCGGGACTTCTAGCGCGGTCCCCTTGATCTTTCGAGATCATCAGGCAGCCAGATGGTTGCCCTTTTTTTGCCTGCAGCATTTGTCTGCAACAAGAGCACGCCGAAGAATTTTGATCGATTCAAAAAGATTTTTTAAACTATTTATTACCCGATTTGAACTTTTCGCCATAGTGACACTCTGAATATATGTAGCGAGTTAAGTGTTACATGTTAATGTTTTCATCATGGTTCATCACCTCCCTTTAGGGTCTCAACTGAGTTCCCGCAGGAAGAGTTAAGCAGACTGCTAGCGCTAATTGCTTATCGATTCCAGATACTGATTCTTATTAAGAATGTTATGGCATCCCAACTCGATAGAGAAAATGGATGCCATTTTTTTTGTCTGTTTAAAGCAGTGATAAGTGCAGTAGCCCCAGGAAACGGACAGACTAACCACACAGCTCACGGCAGCTTACCAAACCGATGAATCGAACTTAATACGGTTTATGACGAGGTAAATTTTAAACTCTTATCCAGTTGAACCACGATAGATGGGTGATAGCCCTTTCTGGCCTTATCATAAATTGCTTTAATCTCTGTATCGTAACCCGCCACCTGAAGTTCAGAGAACAGAGGTCTGACAAACTTACCTCGCCCGATCCGAATTAAGTACTCCGTCAGTGCAGGAAGGACCGGGTCATAATGGTTTCGAATCGCCACACGGAACCAGTCACAAGCGATTTCAGCATTGGTAGACGCCGTTAATTTGAAGCAATCATCTAACTCCATCAACTGGGCCTGCGGTAATACTTCCGGCAAACTAGTCAGGAAATATTGCCAATGGTGTACACGCCAACTCTGCGTCGCTAATGATTCGGCGCTAGCCCCTTTCAACCACATTGAAAGTGCAACATCGACCTTATCAAGACTATCCGATTGAGGAGGTGTAAAGCACGAAGGCATACCACAGCCATAGATCCACTCTAACAACTCAGCCTCGGTAATTTTATCGGCGTGTTGGATCAGTAACGTATCTCTGGCGTATTCAACAAACACTTCGGTCGTTATCGCCTGAAATGCGAAATGCTGAACATAGTGATAGAGAAACTTATCGAATACCTCTCTACCTAGTCGTTTCTCGAGATCGTGAACAAACATTGACGCCTTGTCATAGGTAAAGCGATTGAAGGCATCATTGGGATCTTGTGTCTGTACATTCGCGGGGAGGTTTTGAGCTTCAAATGCCGTTGTCGCCAGCTCCTCCTTTAAGCGTCCATACTCTATGACGACTTCAAGCTCCGCCTGCTCTTTACCGAATACCGCCTCGACTATCCGGTTAGTGAAGTAGGTCGTAAAACCTTCGTTCAGCCAGAGATCTCGCCAGGTGGCGTTGCTGACTAAGTTTCCGGTCCATGAGTGTGCCAACTCATGGGCAACGGTGGACACTAAACTCTTATCGCCCGCAATCAAGGTCGGGGTGATGAATGCCAGTCGTGGGTTCTCCATCCCCCCAAACGGAAAACTGGGCGGCAATACAATCATGTCATATCGCCCCCAGGGGTAGGGCCCTAGCAAGGATTCGGCAATTTCAACCATCTTCTCGGTGTCTTCAAACTCTTTTACTGCAGCGGCCAGCACTTCCGGTTCGGCATAGACACCGGTTCGCTCTCCAATTTTGCCAAAGGCAAGCTCTCCCACCGCTATCGCTAACAGGTGAGTCGGCATCGCCTTCTCCATCGAGAAGGTAAACAGCCCGTCTAAATCCGCACCGGCATCGTTCATCGCACTCATAACGGCGCGCATGCCAAGTGGCACGGTAACACTGGCTTCGAAGGTTATTCGGGCCTTGGGGCTGTCTTGCAGTGGGATCCAACTTCTTGCATTAATCGGTTGAGATTGGCTAAACAGAAATGGCAGTTTTTTACCGCTGGTTTGCTCCGGCGTCAGCCATTGTAAACCTTGTGCATCGGGGGAAGTAAGGTAATGCACCCTGACCTTAGTTGTTGCCGACTTCAATGCAATATTCAGTCTCTGTCCTAAGACTGAGTCCTCTCTATCTATGTTAAAGGCTAACAGCTCTTCATTATCATCCACCACCTTAATAATCGATAGTTCGCGCAGATCCAACCAAAGTTCACGACAGGATTTGTCGATAAACTCCAGATCGAGTTCGGCAACACCCGATAACTGCTTAGAGTGAAAATCGACATCGAGTGTAAGTGCAAGGTGTCGAACTCTGACTTCATCTACGT
This window harbors:
- a CDS encoding substrate-binding periplasmic protein; this translates as MRYKHHLIAITLLLISNFSFANDKVISVATLSDYAPFCMASEDSKSNQFIPVGQDAVGFSGYSWDVFRASFHRMGYSIQISVTPWARALHSLQSGKVDILFPAGKSVERLKVFDYSKEPISEINFALYVNADSTIQWQGLASLEGLTVGVKRAFNYGDRWNSTTDIIKFDVNGSQQGFKMLASNRIDALLGYEYSWDYFLKQAGWKHKYRKLAILDSTHEYLASLKSNPRRKTLFKAFEQGKKQLIESGELGKLKQKWFGNNQ
- a CDS encoding class I SAM-dependent methyltransferase; amino-acid sequence: MKEVIGTQKSSLAKQKSHWETTLSSKPDMFGELQSACASIAVDLFKKEGVSDILELGGGQGRDTMFFAKSGFQVQVIDYSPSGVVEIKEKAASLGLSHLITAKCHDIRNPLPFKNDSLDACYSHMLYCMALTTSELEFLSKEVRRVLKPGGLNIYTVRHTGDADYAVGTHHGEDMYQAGGFIVHFFSEDKVRHLAEGFKIVEIDEFEEGALPRKLFRVTLRKE
- a CDS encoding RsmB/NOP family class I SAM-dependent RNA methyltransferase codes for the protein MGDSLNSSQSNSTPKDLLSITDVQAETTSQKRALSYANTIYLLFHQVMDKQQPADRVVGEYFRVNKKHGSKDRRVIRESLFAMFRWWGWLNKFSDAQSSQAWFSMLTATATMESHAWHDIIQAWGEFSGIDFSGSSYNQDAPSTAFPCVSSKCEWMNAQFAPLTFDTDELVPGWFWQVCPIEDAAQRLAMVESLSSRPPIWSRAQNIDTTTAIEQLNLVDVPATASDYFSDTINLGHKSINLNGLSLYKEGKLEIQDLGSQVIGHICAPKENDLWWDTCSGAGGKSLQLRSLMLQQSSQSTGSIIASDIRRKPLEELAKRAKRAGFKGITVSPWKSDELPVPHAHFDGVLVDAPCSCTGTWRRNPDMRWIDAVEVVQDKPELQLDILRRSSQAVKRGGTLVYATCSLSPVENEEVVNAFLAEQSEFTLESITHPFTGNETEMLTVFPFEADTDGMFVARMRRS
- a CDS encoding diguanylate cyclase; the encoded protein is MIHRACVLLLLCLSLIGCSFVSFAAPSLDQSFLFHASPRESAPSKHSDVMTWMSTLEKADKIGLTGGSYWLAMPVLMYEAEPEWVINVRNSVVESLDYYVIGDDGSYQKAHSGYDAPYEFLFDYGRQVELNYGVEYWLIVRMESRYFSSVPKVELNAYGEHKRSSDLEAMAVILCLGGLLFIALYNLLIYTSILDRAFLYYGLYVLVYFVGWGLTFHIPAHLMSFHNLELHHLFFIGLPIFNILFYKHFLQLPEYSPQLWYLSKVLLWACVIALPTSIFLVSHTALIASVLIMLWIALAITCGNVCLLKGFSPARYFIFAFTCLLLPAVIILPGNLGLTPDFFAYAELATLVGGTADALLLSLALANKIKLLSEERKTYIETLGEAWEKVRQDRLTQLPNRHAFDEFMQSETLLGKDAKQTQHLFLLDLDGLKQVNHQLGHQEGDCLLQYAAKQLTAICDGFENTSLFRIGGDNFVILVSVEQTPDIEARLAELSITIEKEGGKDTGLSYGYALNQDANDASEWLRTADMNMYIRKAEKRRLKHSQSRTIPMDSLV
- a CDS encoding YfaZ family outer membrane protein, whose protein sequence is MKLKMWGCALLLSSVSITAHANDFSLGLNDNVISTDLIFDLNKHSNASVGYIYSNDGGHLASTAMHIEHDAGIHHFEIGAKYSYVWAKQSANGSVVGIGGRYAMDLGSNVSFHASGYYAPTVLSFGSVDGQYELDSKVQFKLNPNLALFAGYRNIRFQYDNASNSTFDSGFYIGGQASF
- a CDS encoding glutathione peroxidase, with amino-acid sequence MTTSIYDFSVKDIQGEAVSLSQFKGKVLLIVNTASACGFTPQYKSLQALYEKYGPDNFVILGFPCNQFGEQESGSEDQIQSFCELNFGVSFPLFEKIEVNGEGAHPLYQYMKSSAKGILGSEGIKWNFTKFLIDADGKVLERYASTTKPESIEKRIISLLE
- a CDS encoding M1 family metallopeptidase, translating into MPNRWDNNHDYHSFANVDEVRVRHLALTLDVDFHSKQLSGVAELDLEFIDKSCRELWLDLRELSIIKVVDDNEELLAFNIDREDSVLGQRLNIALKSATTKVRVHYLTSPDAQGLQWLTPEQTSGKKLPFLFSQSQPINARSWIPLQDSPKARITFEASVTVPLGMRAVMSAMNDAGADLDGLFTFSMEKAMPTHLLAIAVGELAFGKIGERTGVYAEPEVLAAAVKEFEDTEKMVEIAESLLGPYPWGRYDMIVLPPSFPFGGMENPRLAFITPTLIAGDKSLVSTVAHELAHSWTGNLVSNATWRDLWLNEGFTTYFTNRIVEAVFGKEQAELEVVIEYGRLKEELATTAFEAQNLPANVQTQDPNDAFNRFTYDKASMFVHDLEKRLGREVFDKFLYHYVQHFAFQAITTEVFVEYARDTLLIQHADKITEAELLEWIYGCGMPSCFTPPQSDSLDKVDVALSMWLKGASAESLATQSWRVHHWQYFLTSLPEVLPQAQLMELDDCFKLTASTNAEIACDWFRVAIRNHYDPVLPALTEYLIRIGRGKFVRPLFSELQVAGYDTEIKAIYDKARKGYHPSIVVQLDKSLKFTSS